A single region of the Elizabethkingia sp. JS20170427COW genome encodes:
- a CDS encoding NAD(P)-dependent oxidoreductase, which translates to MKILANDGLDASGVEALTAKGFEVITDKVPQEFLIDFINAHEIKILLVRSATQVRKDLIDECPSLEIIGRGGVGLDNIDVSYAREKGLHVINTPSASSASVAELVFAHLFSGARFLEDSNRKMPLVGNKEFAQLKKNYGKGIELRGKTIGIIGMGRIGQEVAKVALGLGMRVIAADNQVGKADIKVKFYNGQYINVDIETEPLPEVLKHADFISLHVPAQSGGYLIDEKEIEMMKPGVAIVNCSRGGVIHEQALINGLNSGKISFAGLDVYENEPTPSSEILSHPKISLSPHIGAATNEAQDRIGLSLAEQICSILQIH; encoded by the coding sequence ATGAAAATATTAGCCAACGACGGACTAGATGCTTCAGGAGTTGAAGCTTTAACTGCAAAAGGATTCGAGGTGATTACCGATAAAGTACCTCAAGAATTTTTAATCGATTTTATTAACGCTCATGAAATTAAAATACTTTTAGTACGAAGTGCTACCCAGGTTAGAAAAGACCTTATCGATGAATGCCCTTCTCTTGAAATTATAGGAAGAGGTGGTGTTGGCCTAGACAACATCGATGTAAGCTATGCTAGGGAAAAGGGATTGCATGTCATCAACACCCCATCTGCTTCTTCTGCCAGTGTAGCTGAGCTGGTTTTTGCTCACCTCTTCTCAGGAGCTCGTTTTTTAGAAGATTCCAACAGAAAAATGCCTTTAGTAGGGAATAAGGAATTTGCACAACTGAAAAAAAACTATGGTAAAGGAATAGAATTGCGAGGTAAAACAATAGGAATTATCGGAATGGGAAGGATTGGTCAAGAAGTTGCCAAAGTAGCTCTAGGTCTTGGGATGAGAGTTATTGCAGCCGACAACCAAGTAGGGAAAGCTGATATAAAAGTTAAATTCTACAATGGGCAATACATCAATGTGGACATAGAAACCGAGCCACTTCCAGAAGTATTAAAACATGCAGATTTTATTAGCTTACATGTTCCTGCACAATCTGGAGGTTACCTTATTGATGAAAAAGAAATCGAGATGATGAAACCAGGAGTTGCCATTGTCAACTGCTCTAGAGGTGGAGTAATTCATGAGCAAGCTCTTATCAATGGCTTAAATTCGGGGAAAATTTCCTTCGCTGGTCTTGATGTTTATGAAAATGAACCTACCCCAAGTAGTGAAATCTTATCTCATCCTAAGATTTCTCTTTCTCCCCATATTGGTGCAGCAACTAATGAAGCTCAAGATAGAATAGGACTATCATTAGCAGAGCAAATATGCAGCATATTGCAAATCCATTAA
- the dnaA gene encoding chromosomal replication initiator protein DnaA gives MEQDITIVWDNCLRFMRDNLNSIEEKEGISKLDDSFTLLFSKVKPLSLVEKNLTLQVPSDFYKEYIEDNYLSLLSAALKKNIGKGVKLWYSVKETIPQTHEKPVQQQVKGQSFQTPKPQQIMNPAFAQQVVNPFVVPGIKKININSQLNPSLTFDNFIEGESNKFVSTVAKTIAKRPGATSFNPLFIHGGVGVGKTHIAHAVGLEIKNLYPEKVVLYVSSEKFIQQFVSAAKSQSKADFANFYQMVDCLIIDDIQFLSSKSATQDMFFHIFDHLHQNGKQIILTSDKAPVDIQDVQERIVSRFKWGLSAEIKSPDYTTRKKIVINKLHRDGIALSEELIDYLATEVTANVRELIGIINSVIAYSMLLKTEMTLDLLKETISKISANKKKTINISTIQDVVCKYFGIEKEKLLSKTRKRDIAMPRQLAMYFAKEYTNATFVKIGEEMGGKDHSTVMYACDTIRDQSKVDKQMKKFVKEIKEKIFE, from the coding sequence ATGGAGCAAGATATTACTATTGTATGGGATAATTGTCTACGTTTTATGCGGGATAATCTCAACTCAATCGAGGAAAAAGAAGGTATCTCCAAATTGGATGATTCTTTTACTTTGCTTTTTTCCAAAGTGAAGCCTCTAAGCTTAGTTGAGAAAAACCTTACCCTACAAGTACCTAGTGATTTTTATAAAGAATATATAGAAGATAATTATTTGTCTTTGCTTTCTGCTGCTCTAAAGAAAAATATTGGTAAAGGAGTTAAGTTGTGGTATTCTGTAAAGGAAACAATTCCACAAACTCATGAAAAACCAGTACAGCAGCAAGTAAAAGGACAGTCTTTTCAGACTCCTAAACCTCAACAGATTATGAATCCTGCTTTTGCTCAGCAGGTGGTGAATCCCTTTGTTGTTCCTGGGATTAAAAAGATAAACATCAATAGTCAACTAAACCCTAGTTTAACTTTTGATAATTTTATAGAAGGAGAAAGTAATAAATTTGTTTCTACCGTTGCAAAGACCATTGCAAAGAGACCTGGAGCAACTTCGTTTAACCCGTTATTTATCCATGGTGGAGTAGGTGTAGGAAAAACTCATATCGCTCATGCTGTAGGATTGGAGATTAAAAATTTGTATCCTGAAAAGGTAGTTTTATACGTATCTTCAGAGAAGTTTATCCAACAATTTGTCTCTGCTGCAAAATCTCAAAGCAAAGCTGATTTTGCTAATTTCTACCAAATGGTAGATTGCTTAATCATTGATGATATTCAGTTCCTTTCTAGTAAATCGGCAACACAAGATATGTTCTTCCATATCTTTGATCATTTGCATCAAAATGGAAAACAAATTATCCTTACTTCAGATAAAGCGCCAGTCGATATACAAGATGTTCAAGAGCGTATCGTTTCTAGATTTAAATGGGGGCTTTCTGCAGAAATCAAATCTCCAGATTATACCACTCGTAAAAAAATTGTAATTAATAAATTGCATAGAGATGGTATTGCCCTTAGCGAAGAGTTAATCGATTATTTAGCAACAGAAGTTACAGCGAATGTAAGAGAACTTATCGGTATCATCAACTCAGTTATCGCATACTCTATGTTGTTGAAAACAGAGATGACTTTAGATTTGTTGAAAGAAACCATTAGTAAAATTTCTGCAAATAAAAAGAAAACGATTAATATCTCTACTATTCAAGATGTTGTATGTAAATATTTTGGCATCGAGAAGGAAAAGCTACTTTCCAAAACGAGAAAAAGAGATATTGCCATGCCTAGACAATTGGCAATGTATTTTGCGAAAGAATATACCAATGCTACTTTCGTGAAGATTGGTGAAGAAATGGGAGGAAAAGACCACTCTACGGTGATGTATGCATGTGATACCATCCGTGACCAATCTAAGGTAGATAAGCAGATGAAGAAATTTGTAAAGGAAATTAAGGAGAAAATTTTCGAATAA
- a CDS encoding low molecular weight protein-tyrosine-phosphatase has product MKILMVCLGNICRSPLAEGIMKSKLPRDFFVDSAGTSAFHRGELPDVRSIKTAEKHHLDITDQRSRPIEISDLEEFDYIFCMDGSNFKNVQDLAQNDAQRSKIHLILEILKNPKLKEVPDPYYGGDQGFENVYQMLDRACELWAEQLIP; this is encoded by the coding sequence ATGAAAATCTTGATGGTGTGTTTAGGAAATATTTGTCGAAGCCCATTGGCTGAAGGCATTATGAAATCTAAGTTACCTCGAGATTTTTTTGTTGATAGTGCTGGGACTAGTGCATTTCATCGTGGGGAACTTCCAGATGTAAGATCGATAAAAACGGCGGAAAAACATCATTTAGACATTACGGATCAAAGGTCAAGGCCTATAGAAATTTCGGATTTGGAAGAGTTCGATTATATTTTCTGTATGGATGGATCTAATTTTAAAAATGTGCAAGATTTAGCACAGAATGATGCCCAACGTAGTAAAATTCATTTGATATTAGAGATATTAAAAAATCCGAAACTTAAAGAAGTTCCGGATCCATATTATGGTGGCGACCAAGGTTTTGAAAATGTTTATCAAATGCTAGATCGCGCTTGTGAGCTTTGGGCTGAGCAACTTATTCCTTAA